A region from the Pelecanus crispus isolate bPelCri1 chromosome 11, bPelCri1.pri, whole genome shotgun sequence genome encodes:
- the CLEC19A gene encoding C-type lectin domain family 19 member A, whose amino-acid sequence MPEPVHAYSCPLFWTEYEGHCYRYFPINKTWAEADLYCAEFSIGIRSAKLASIHSWEENVFVYDLVNSRVPGIPTDIWTGLNDLRQEGHFEWTDGSSYDYHYWDGSQPDDGIHSIPEEEDCVQIWYRRSSALRSWNDNACGRAFPFVCKIPSLALD is encoded by the exons ATGCCGGAGCCCGTCCACGCCTATTCCTGCCCGCTCTTCTGGACAGAATATGAAGGCCATTGCTACCGGTACTTCCCCATCAACAAAACCTGGGCTGAAGCTGACCTCTATTGCGCCGAGTTCTCCATTGGCATCAGATCAGCCAAGCTGGCCTCCATCCACAG ctgggaagaaaatgtctttgtgtACGACCTGGTGAACAGCCGTGTGCCGGGCATCCCCACCGACATCTGGACGGGACTCAATGACCTGCGGCAG GAGGGCCACTTCGAGTGGACGGATGGCTCCTCCTACGACTACCACTACTGGGACGGCAGCCAGCCCGACGACGGGATCCACTCCATCCCGGAGGAGGAGGACTGCGTGCAGATCTGGTACAGGCGCAGCAGCG cGCTGCGCTCCTGGAACGACAATGCCTGCGGCAGAGCCTTCCCCTTCGTCTGCAAGATCCCCTCGCTGGCCCTGGACTGa